GCGCTCGGGCATGTCGGCGCGCGTCGCCACGAGCCGCGCCAGGAAACGGTCTGCCGGCGTTTCGCAGATCGGCGAAGCCTCGAACTGGCTCTTCAGCAGGCCCATGACCTCGTCGCCCTCGTCGAGGAAGCTGCGCACGAAGCCGCCCGGAGCGGCCCGTGCGACCGCCGAGCGGAGGACACGCCGCGCCTGGCGCTCGTCCTCGCCGGCCAGATGCGCCCGCGTCAGCAGGATCTCCCAGCGGATCGCCGAGCGCACCGCGCCCGCCTGGACGGCGAAGCGAAGCCAGCGCTGGCCGAGCGTGGCGCCATCGACGCTGGCACCGCGGGCGATCGCCAGCCTCATCCAGCCGAAGGCGCGGGCCTCGTCCCGCGAGGCCGCGTCGAGACGCGGCTTCAGGCCGTCCGGCGAACCGATGAGCCCTTCCTCCTGGCCGAGCCTCAGCGCCTCCTCGCGTTCGCCGAAGCGCAGCAGCAGCCGGATGCGCTCGGTCACCAGGTTCTGCCGCAGCCGGTCGAGATTGCGCTGTTCCGCAACTGCCAGCCCGTCGGCCAGCCGGCGCTCGGCCGCCGCCATGTCGCCGTTCAGGGCATGAAACCGCGCCGCGGTCATATAGCCGGCAACATACTGATCGACGAAGCCGCGATTCGTGGACGGGAAATGCCGGTCGACCAGTTCGCGGCTGCGGTCGAGCTCGTCGCGCTCGTACAGCACCTCGGCGAGCAGCGGCCCGGGCAGCTCGGCGAGCCAGTCCTGGTCCTCGAAGGTCGTCGCCAGCGCCACGGCCTGATCGAGCCGGCGCACCGCGCCGGCAACGTCGCCGGTCAGGAAGCGGGTCGGCCCGACCACCGACAGGTGCCAGACCAGGCCATAGGGACTGTTGCAGCGGTTGAACTCGCGAATGCCGGCATTTTCCAGCTCGACGGCATCGCCCAGCTTGAACTGCTCGCGCCGGGCGAGCAGCAGCGAGCCGTAGATCGTGCCCCGCGTATAGGGGTCGAGGCTGCCGCAATTGGGCACCAGTGCCTGGCATTTGCGCTCGGCGCTCGGCTGGTCGTCCTCCGCCTGGGCCATCAGCATCCGGCGATGCAGGACGAGGTGATCGAGCTCGGCGCCGTCGGGCAGCCGGCCCTCGGCGGGGCGGCGATGCGCATCGACCAGTCCGAGCAGATCTTCCGCGAGGCGGAGCTCGCGGCTGACCGAGGCCGCCTGGGCCGCATAGAGCAGCAGTTTCGGGCGCCGCCCGAGCACCCTGCGCGGCAGGCGCAGCATGAGCGCCGCGAAACCGTGGCCGACGCCGTTGCAATAGGCGGTGAAGCAATGGGTATCGAGGATGTCGGCGGCGCGCTCGAACGCGCCCGCCTCGATCGCCTGGCCCGCGGCATCGGCGAACCAGCCCTTCAGCTCCAGCCAGTCGGCGGCCCGGATCGCCAGCCGCTGCACTTCGGCCGGCGGTCGGCGCCGCAACTGCGCCCGCAGGAACCGGGCGAACAGGGGGTGATGGCGATAGCCGCCCCGCTGGTCGTCGACCGTCTCGACGAAGAGCCCCGCCTGTTCCAGCGCCTCGAGCCGATCGCCGCTGCCCGAGGTCTCCAGCACCGTGTCGCAGAGATCGGCGTCGAGCCGCTCGATCAGCGCGGTCGAGACCAGGAAGGCGGCGAGATCGGCGGGCAGCGCGGCGAACACCTCTTCCTGGAAGAAGGCCTGGATCAGGCCGTTCTCCGCCGCAACACGGGACGGGCGCTCGCGCCGGCCGGTCGAACGCCGGCCGGCTTCCAGCCGCAGCGCGAAAGGCCAGCCTTCGCTCGCCTGCATCGCCTCGCCGAGAACGGCACCGTCGGCCGCCCTTTCCGCGTCGATGCCGAGCAGGGCGGCGGCCTCCTCGCGGGTGAAACGCAAGGCGTGGACGTCGATGTCGACCACGTCGCCGAGCGCCCGGGCACGGGCCAGGGCGGTGCGCGGCGCCTGCCGCGTGGCGACCATGACGGTCAGCTTCGAATCCCGTCCGGCGACGATGCCCGCCATCAGCGCGTCAGCGCCGCCGGCGGCCATCAGATGCCAGTCGTCGATGATCAGGACGCTCTCGCTGCGCTGACGCTGACGCTCGGCCACGATCCTGACCACCTGGGCGTGGTCGTCGAGCCGGACGACCGCCGGCCTGCGGGCACTGTCGGTCACCACCGCCCCGTCGCCGGTGATCGCGATCGTCACCACATGGCGGCGCTCGGCCATGAGCTGGTCGCGCCATTGGCCCGCCAGCGCGGTCTTGCCGTAGC
This portion of the bacterium YEK0313 genome encodes:
- the pknK gene encoding Serine/threonine-protein kinase PknK; this translates as MTDLIAEDLFVQDGAPAGMMNRQVVTAHWPPARGDRALVPRRRLLALLDAARGARLILVRAPAGYGKTALAGQWRDQLMAERRHVVTIAITGDGAVVTDSARRPAVVRLDDHAQVVRIVAERQRQRSESVLIIDDWHLMAAGGADALMAGIVAGRDSKLTVMVATRQAPRTALARARALGDVVDIDVHALRFTREEAAALLGIDAERAADGAVLGEAMQASEGWPFALRLEAGRRSTGRRERPSRVAAENGLIQAFFQEEVFAALPADLAAFLVSTALIERLDADLCDTVLETSGSGDRLEALEQAGLFVETVDDQRGGYRHHPLFARFLRAQLRRRPPAEVQRLAIRAADWLELKGWFADAAGQAIEAGAFERAADILDTHCFTAYCNGVGHGFAALMLRLPRRVLGRRPKLLLYAAQAASVSRELRLAEDLLGLVDAHRRPAEGRLPDGAELDHLVLHRRMLMAQAEDDQPSAERKCQALVPNCGSLDPYTRGTIYGSLLLARREQFKLGDAVELENAGIREFNRCNSPYGLVWHLSVVGPTRFLTGDVAGAVRRLDQAVALATTFEDQDWLAELPGPLLAEVLYERDELDRSRELVDRHFPSTNRGFVDQYVAGYMTAARFHALNGDMAAAERRLADGLAVAEQRNLDRLRQNLVTERIRLLLRFGEREEALRLGQEEGLIGSPDGLKPRLDAASRDEARAFGWMRLAIARGASVDGATLGQRWLRFAVQAGAVRSAIRWEILLTRAHLAGEDERQARRVLRSAVARAAPGGFVRSFLDEGDEVMGLLKSQFEASPICETPADRFLARLVATRADMPERRSGTGAVPAGGEGALTPRQVDILQMAGAGMRNSEIAERVGMTEGSVKWYLQQIYDRIGVRRRSGAIQRARELGLIS